A single genomic interval of Adhaeribacter pallidiroseus harbors:
- the uxaC gene encoding glucuronate isomerase: MYNKEDTLITYAARTMAKLPTSGSFLTPEFLLENKTASWLYHEVAAGLPIIDYHNHLNPHHLAENQNFKNLTQLWITHDPYKHRAMRINGIPEKYITGQSTDKEKFFKWAETLPNTLGNPLYHWSGLELKTVLGIDKLLNPDTAEEVWNTGNEQLKSTEFGTLAILKKFNAEFTCTSDDLLDDVTLHQVATCKADGLTILPSLRADSIGNVGQPAFTNWVNKLAIRCNSEINSLQTYQDAVRMRLAAFDTAGCLLADHALNAGFCFKLPTVAKAEDLFQKVLRGNNLNSEEKVLLQSYLLVFLGQEYRQRGWAMQLHIGAQRATSTRLRKLAGPAGGYATIGKSVDISSLCGFLDALDSHNNLPKVILYTLNPADNDALAALTGSFSEDGVKAKVQFGPAWWYNDHLTGIENQLISMASYGLLPHFIGMTTDSRSVLSFTRHHYFRRILCNLIGQWAETGRIPADKSILEELIRNISYHNAKNWLIKTK, from the coding sequence ATGTATAACAAAGAAGATACTTTAATTACTTACGCTGCCAGGACCATGGCCAAACTACCTACTTCCGGTAGCTTCCTAACGCCCGAATTTTTGTTAGAAAATAAAACGGCATCCTGGCTTTACCACGAAGTAGCGGCCGGTTTACCGATCATTGATTATCATAATCACTTAAACCCGCATCATCTGGCAGAAAACCAAAATTTTAAAAATCTTACTCAACTCTGGATTACCCACGATCCCTACAAGCACCGGGCTATGCGCATCAACGGCATCCCGGAAAAGTACATTACCGGACAATCTACGGATAAAGAAAAATTTTTTAAATGGGCCGAAACGCTGCCAAATACGTTAGGTAATCCTTTGTACCACTGGTCCGGTCTGGAACTTAAAACGGTGTTGGGGATAGACAAACTGCTAAACCCCGATACCGCCGAAGAAGTCTGGAATACCGGCAACGAACAACTGAAAAGTACAGAATTTGGCACTTTAGCAATTTTAAAAAAATTTAATGCTGAATTCACCTGTACTTCCGACGATTTACTCGATGATGTAACATTACACCAGGTGGCAACCTGTAAAGCCGATGGCTTGACTATTCTACCATCGCTGCGCGCCGATAGTATCGGGAACGTCGGGCAGCCTGCTTTCACGAACTGGGTTAATAAACTGGCAATTAGATGTAACTCCGAGATCAATTCCTTGCAAACTTACCAGGATGCAGTTCGGATGCGGCTGGCTGCTTTTGACACTGCGGGTTGTTTATTAGCCGACCATGCCCTGAATGCCGGCTTTTGTTTTAAACTTCCCACCGTTGCGAAAGCAGAAGATTTATTTCAAAAAGTATTACGGGGTAATAACTTAAACTCGGAAGAAAAAGTGCTGCTGCAATCTTACTTACTGGTTTTTCTGGGGCAAGAATACCGGCAGCGGGGTTGGGCTATGCAATTGCACATCGGGGCGCAACGCGCTACTAGTACCCGTCTGCGCAAATTGGCTGGTCCGGCTGGCGGCTACGCTACTATTGGCAAATCTGTAGATATTAGTAGCCTTTGTGGCTTTTTAGATGCATTAGATAGCCATAACAACTTGCCCAAAGTTATTTTATACACCCTCAATCCTGCTGATAACGATGCGTTGGCGGCTTTAACCGGTTCTTTTTCGGAGGATGGGGTAAAAGCTAAAGTGCAATTTGGGCCGGCCTGGTGGTACAACGACCATTTAACCGGCATCGAAAACCAATTAATTTCCATGGCCAGCTACGGTTTGCTCCCGCATTTTATCGGCATGACCACCGATTCCCGGAGTGTGCTTTCTTTTACCCGGCACCACTATTTTCGAAGAATACTTTGCAACCTAATAGGCCAATGGGCCGAAACCGGGCGCATACCGGCCGATAAATCTATCCTGGAAGAACTTATCCGCAATATATCTTATCACAACGCAAAAAACTGGCTTATAAAAACGAAGTAA
- a CDS encoding SDR family NAD(P)-dependent oxidoreductase: MTSKNLKNKVAAVTGAGGTLCSEMALSLAEQGVKVALIGRDLNKLLPVEEQIRSAGGTAISVSADVSNQQKVAEAQAKIKKELGICEILINGAGGNQSDAITTINEFEEQELDNSDAEFRGFFNLDMQKFQSVIQVNTMGTVIPSFVFGQDMARTKHGCIINIASMNSFRPLSRVAAYGIAKAGIANFTQWLAAYLAPANIRVNAIAPGFFLNERSKKLLLTPEGYSSRGSNIMQHTPMRRFGEATELIGCMNWLINDEAAGFVTGTVIPIDGGFLASSGV; encoded by the coding sequence ATGACAAGCAAAAATTTAAAAAATAAGGTGGCGGCGGTTACTGGTGCCGGGGGTACGCTTTGTTCCGAAATGGCCCTTTCGCTGGCGGAGCAAGGTGTAAAAGTAGCGCTCATTGGCCGGGATTTAAACAAACTATTGCCCGTAGAAGAACAGATCAGGTCAGCGGGTGGTACGGCCATATCGGTTAGTGCCGATGTATCCAACCAGCAAAAAGTAGCAGAAGCCCAAGCAAAAATTAAAAAAGAACTAGGCATTTGTGAGATCTTAATCAATGGCGCTGGCGGGAATCAATCGGATGCCATTACCACCATTAACGAATTTGAAGAACAGGAACTGGATAACAGCGATGCGGAATTTCGGGGTTTTTTCAATCTGGATATGCAGAAGTTCCAAAGTGTGATTCAGGTAAATACCATGGGAACGGTAATCCCCAGCTTTGTTTTCGGCCAAGACATGGCGCGTACCAAGCACGGCTGCATCATCAATATTGCTTCCATGAACAGCTTCCGGCCGCTTTCCCGAGTGGCGGCTTACGGCATTGCCAAAGCGGGCATTGCCAATTTTACCCAATGGCTGGCCGCTTACCTGGCACCCGCCAACATCCGGGTGAATGCCATTGCGCCGGGCTTTTTTTTAAATGAGCGCAGTAAAAAACTTTTATTAACCCCAGAAGGCTACAGTAGCCGCGGAAGTAACATTATGCAGCATACGCCCATGCGCCGTTTTGGCGAAGCTACCGAATTAATTGGCTGCATGAACTGGCTCATTAACGACGAGGCCGCGGGTTTTGTAACCGGCACCGTAATTCCCATCGATGGTGGTTTTCTGGCCTCCTCGGGAGTGTAA
- a CDS encoding GH39 family glycosyl hydrolase, whose protein sequence is MLALLTIATLLLQMLFTSGPEKPTEALVPADWKEVGQLKARSAKEIKNSTWSIGGETLDRDYTDYQAYKKYLGPLGATRIRLQGGWAKCEKVKGQYDFAWLDAVVDDALSQGIKPWIQTSYGNSIYEGGGEAALAGGIPTSEVALKAWDAWVAALVKHFNGRVTEWEIWNEPDLSKKFTASQFARFHERTAGIIRQEQPKARIIGLALCCTNWNEYADTVLTHLSKVNKKNLMDVVTFHGYALRPEDTYKRVEELQKVFAKHGMQVEYMQGENGAPSTPKAITIGAMRERDWTELTQVKWDLRRMLGDHGRGISTNLFTISDIHYAAGDHMEGVNSKGLLKTNPDKTIERPKIAYQAAQNIFSLFDNQLERLPETKLKVNQENITTFGYEHTSGKGIVVTLWADEATPAETYTPKTTTLTLTGTFKSPVFIDLISGKVYGIPKNDWKKEGSTYTFTNIPVPDYPVAIAEKSILTLTK, encoded by the coding sequence ATGCTAGCATTATTAACGATTGCCACGCTGCTTTTACAAATGTTATTTACATCCGGACCCGAAAAACCAACAGAGGCCTTGGTGCCAGCTGACTGGAAAGAGGTAGGCCAGTTAAAAGCCCGGTCCGCGAAAGAAATTAAAAATTCTACCTGGAGCATTGGGGGCGAAACTCTGGACCGGGATTATACCGATTATCAAGCCTACAAAAAATATTTAGGTCCGTTGGGTGCTACCCGCATCCGGTTGCAGGGCGGCTGGGCCAAATGCGAAAAAGTAAAAGGCCAATACGATTTTGCCTGGTTAGATGCCGTGGTAGACGATGCCCTGAGCCAAGGCATTAAACCCTGGATTCAAACTTCTTATGGCAATTCCATTTACGAAGGCGGGGGCGAAGCGGCTTTGGCCGGTGGCATCCCGACTTCCGAAGTAGCTCTAAAAGCCTGGGATGCCTGGGTAGCTGCCTTGGTGAAACATTTTAACGGCCGGGTTACGGAATGGGAAATCTGGAACGAACCTGATTTAAGCAAGAAATTTACGGCCAGCCAATTTGCCCGTTTTCACGAAAGAACCGCCGGTATCATCCGTCAGGAACAACCCAAAGCCCGGATTATAGGTCTGGCCCTGTGCTGCACGAACTGGAACGAATACGCCGATACGGTATTAACGCACTTAAGTAAGGTAAACAAGAAAAATTTAATGGATGTGGTCACTTTTCACGGCTATGCCTTGCGCCCCGAAGACACCTACAAACGCGTAGAGGAACTGCAGAAAGTATTTGCCAAACACGGTATGCAGGTAGAGTACATGCAAGGCGAAAACGGAGCGCCTTCCACGCCCAAAGCCATTACCATTGGCGCCATGCGGGAACGCGACTGGACGGAGCTTACCCAGGTAAAATGGGACTTACGCCGCATGCTCGGCGACCATGGCCGGGGCATCTCTACCAATTTGTTTACCATCAGCGATATCCATTACGCTGCCGGCGACCACATGGAAGGGGTTAATTCCAAAGGTTTGCTTAAAACGAATCCCGATAAAACCATTGAGCGGCCCAAAATAGCTTACCAAGCGGCTCAGAATATATTCTCGCTCTTCGATAACCAACTGGAACGCCTCCCGGAAACTAAATTAAAAGTAAATCAGGAAAACATTACCACGTTCGGGTACGAGCATACATCAGGCAAAGGAATAGTAGTAACCCTTTGGGCCGACGAAGCTACTCCCGCCGAAACGTATACGCCTAAAACAACCACTCTTACCCTTACCGGTACATTTAAATCTCCGGTTTTTATTGATTTAATTTCGGGTAAGGTGTATGGCATTCCGAAGAATGACTGGAAAAAAGAAGGCAGCACCTACACATTTACCAATATTCCGGTACCCGATTACCCGGTCGCTATTGCCGAAAAATCGATCCTTACCTTAACTAAATGA
- a CDS encoding SusC/RagA family TonB-linked outer membrane protein: MITGKISDEKGDALPGVTVLLKGTSIGTASNTEGKYSISVPNSSGVLVFSFIGNLTKEVSFNGAGVQDVTLQADTKALEEVVVVGYGEQEKKDLTGAISSVAAKDIQKIQVSSVDQALQGQVAGVQISTTSGAPGGNVNVLIRGVSSINGGVQPLFVIDGYPVSNVGIGNPLNTINPNDIESVDVLKDASATAIYGSRGSNGVIIITTKRGKTGASKIELDSYMGFQEVGKKLDLMNAQEFASMVVDARNAGYLDNFPNGNINDDNTKRSGVNFDISDKFKNPAGLPTTDWQDAIFRRAPIRNYQLSASGGTDALRYAVSGGYFQQEGIIINSGLKRYNFRANLDGQLTKKLAFGVSLLPSYTQLREVPATGHYGALGLIASATGMDPSVPVYNPDGTYGNTIPPVDGNAAIQNPVKIANELQNPSSQFRILSNAYLEYTLVPNLKLRTSFGVDLNYFKSNLWNPSTLSSAAATGPATARASNTENTNWLTETTLSYKKAFGENHLLNFVGGFTAQRAYNNSVTTTAGNFPDDLITNINGGIINGGSQNIEVNNLVSLLARANYSYQDKYLLTATVRSDGSSRFGRNNRWGTFPSASVGWRISNEEFMKNIRFINDLKLRASYGVTGNNAIGNYRAISLLSSNNYVIGDAVVPGLVPASLSNNNLSWESQSQLDIGIDLSVANGRVNITSDFYDKRNKDMLFNIQTPSATGFTNAFVNVGEVQNKGIELGINTRNLVGEFGWSTNFNITFNQNKVLAMNEETARIFGSTAPRANSNVTQVGDAIGVFYGRRAIGIFNSAQEIVESGAQPNAKPGDIRWKDVNQDGKIDDNDREVIGNPNPDFFFGFNNSFSYKGFSLDITTSGMYGQDVYNAMFAVNNSGVQNNLKFIDEARWRSPENPGKSQDGKMFGRAIRGGLNGNTSYSSLYIFDASYWRIRNVTLGYNLPSALLKNWKIQNARVYLAVNNLYTFTDYIGYDPEVGIADSNQTALGVDFGTYPINRSFTIGINLGF, encoded by the coding sequence TTGATTACCGGAAAAATATCGGACGAAAAAGGCGATGCCTTACCCGGAGTAACGGTTCTGTTAAAAGGTACTTCTATTGGTACTGCCTCAAACACCGAAGGTAAATACTCGATTAGTGTTCCTAACTCTAGTGGCGTACTGGTGTTTTCCTTTATTGGCAACTTAACCAAGGAAGTCTCTTTTAACGGCGCCGGCGTGCAGGATGTAACGCTGCAGGCCGATACGAAGGCTTTGGAAGAGGTAGTGGTAGTGGGCTACGGCGAGCAAGAGAAAAAAGATTTAACGGGAGCTATTAGTTCGGTAGCCGCCAAAGACATTCAGAAAATTCAGGTCTCCAGCGTGGACCAGGCTTTGCAGGGGCAAGTAGCCGGGGTGCAGATTTCCACTACTTCGGGCGCACCGGGGGGTAATGTAAACGTATTAATTCGGGGCGTTTCCTCCATTAACGGGGGCGTGCAGCCTTTGTTTGTGATTGATGGCTATCCGGTAAGTAATGTGGGCATTGGTAATCCTTTAAATACCATTAACCCCAACGATATTGAGTCGGTAGATGTATTGAAAGATGCTTCGGCTACGGCTATTTACGGATCGCGGGGTTCCAACGGTGTTATCATTATTACGACCAAGCGCGGTAAAACCGGGGCGTCTAAAATTGAACTCGACAGTTATATGGGTTTTCAGGAGGTAGGAAAAAAACTGGATTTGATGAATGCCCAGGAATTTGCCAGCATGGTAGTAGATGCCCGCAACGCCGGTTACCTCGATAATTTCCCAAACGGCAATATCAATGATGATAATACCAAAAGGTCCGGCGTTAACTTTGATATATCGGATAAATTTAAAAATCCGGCCGGTCTGCCCACCACCGATTGGCAAGATGCCATTTTCCGCCGGGCACCTATCCGGAATTACCAGCTTTCGGCTAGTGGTGGTACCGATGCTTTGCGGTACGCGGTTTCCGGGGGCTACTTCCAGCAGGAAGGTATTATTATTAATTCCGGGTTAAAACGCTATAACTTCCGGGCCAATCTGGATGGGCAGTTGACCAAAAAATTAGCTTTTGGCGTGAGTTTACTACCCAGCTACACGCAACTCCGCGAAGTGCCGGCCACCGGCCATTACGGAGCTTTAGGTTTAATTGCCTCGGCTACCGGTATGGACCCATCAGTGCCCGTGTATAACCCGGACGGCACTTACGGGAACACCATACCCCCCGTGGATGGCAATGCCGCTATTCAAAACCCGGTGAAAATTGCCAACGAGCTGCAAAATCCTTCTTCACAGTTCCGGATACTGAGCAATGCTTACCTGGAATATACCCTGGTGCCCAATTTAAAATTACGAACCTCGTTTGGCGTGGATTTAAATTATTTTAAATCCAACCTTTGGAATCCATCTACGCTTTCCTCGGCGGCCGCTACGGGTCCGGCTACGGCTCGCGCTTCTAACACCGAAAATACCAACTGGCTCACCGAAACCACTTTATCTTATAAAAAAGCTTTTGGGGAAAATCATTTGTTGAATTTTGTGGGTGGCTTTACGGCGCAAAGAGCTTATAACAACAGTGTAACCACAACGGCGGGTAACTTTCCGGACGACCTGATTACCAATATCAACGGGGGTATTATAAACGGCGGTAGCCAGAATATCGAGGTAAATAACCTGGTTTCTTTACTGGCCCGAGCTAACTATTCTTACCAGGACAAATACCTGCTTACCGCTACGGTGCGCAGCGACGGTTCTTCTAGGTTTGGCCGAAATAACCGCTGGGGTACTTTCCCCTCCGCTTCGGTGGGCTGGCGCATTTCCAACGAAGAATTTATGAAAAATATCCGGTTTATAAATGATTTAAAATTACGGGCCAGTTACGGGGTTACGGGTAATAACGCGATTGGTAATTACCGCGCTATAAGCTTGCTAAGCAGTAACAATTATGTGATCGGCGATGCGGTAGTGCCGGGTTTAGTTCCGGCTTCCTTATCCAACAATAATTTAAGTTGGGAATCGCAGAGTCAATTGGATATTGGCATAGACTTATCGGTAGCGAATGGGCGGGTAAACATTACCAGCGACTTTTACGACAAGCGCAACAAAGACATGCTCTTTAACATCCAGACGCCTTCGGCAACCGGCTTTACCAACGCGTTTGTAAACGTAGGCGAAGTACAAAACAAAGGCATCGAGCTGGGCATTAATACCCGCAACCTGGTGGGCGAGTTTGGCTGGAGTACTAATTTTAACATTACTTTTAACCAGAATAAAGTGCTGGCCATGAACGAAGAAACCGCCCGGATCTTTGGCAGCACTGCTCCCCGCGCGAACTCTAACGTAACCCAGGTAGGCGACGCCATCGGGGTATTTTACGGCCGGCGCGCCATTGGTATTTTTAACTCGGCCCAGGAGATAGTGGAAAGTGGTGCCCAACCAAACGCCAAACCCGGCGACATCCGGTGGAAAGACGTGAACCAGGACGGCAAAATTGACGACAACGACCGCGAAGTAATCGGCAATCCTAACCCGGACTTCTTTTTCGGCTTCAATAATTCTTTTTCTTACAAAGGCTTTTCCCTCGATATAACCACCAGTGGCATGTACGGCCAGGACGTGTATAATGCCATGTTTGCCGTTAATAATTCGGGAGTACAAAATAATTTAAAATTCATCGACGAAGCCCGGTGGCGTTCTCCCGAAAATCCGGGAAAAAGTCAGGATGGTAAAATGTTTGGCCGGGCTATCCGGGGCGGTTTAAACGGCAATACTTCGTACAGTTCGCTTTATATTTTCGATGCCTCGTACTGGCGAATCCGCAACGTAACGCTCGGGTATAATTTGCCCAGTGCCTTGTTGAAAAATTGGAAAATACAGAATGCCCGGGTTTACCTGGCGGTTAATAACCTGTACACCTTCACCGATTATATTGGCTACGACCCCGAAGTAGGGATTGCCGATAGTAACCAAACCGCTTTAGGCGTGGATTTCGGTACTTATCCGATTAACCGTTCCTTTACCATTGGTATCAACCTGGGCTTTTAG
- a CDS encoding sodium:solute symporter family transporter has product MKDSLQLLDYSAIGIYMVLMGTIGLFLGRYVKNINDYFVGDNSIPPLGGAISNFMSLFSTFVFVAYAGIAYEYGVVAILVLWSSVPPALIAAKYFAHRWRRAGLITPVQFLEARFNAPVRQILSWGGIGFKILDSLVRLYSIGLFIAAATPLSLETAILVSGLIVVLYTVLGGIWAVVVTDAVQFVILIFSTLILLPLSIKAVGGLDNLALTIPAHFNLFNGPKGTPLFLLGYYVMVLIKYNGNWAFIQRFYSVRDEAAGVKMGLITAVFFFVFPVVFLIPAIAARSYIPDLADKEMAYVSMCLRLLPEGIMGVMIAAMFAATMSALSATYNVVAGVLTEDIYKRLISPYALGRNLLLVARGSTLLIGILVTFGALYIGNFGGAFEANKLFTGLFAIPMAIPLLMGILYRQPKPWGALVTIVAGIAIGLILNQDKSISWEAATLLQIAICILIMVISGLVPSKDPAYELRVNHFFKRLATPISAAEKPIVNEAFMRSLKYLFAIAMSTTAVLFLTMSLPSIAQLSGQLSFGAGIICLLGAAILWVQAKTTDKNKIPVLPKPETMTYQEN; this is encoded by the coding sequence ATGAAGGATTCGCTGCAATTGTTAGATTACTCGGCCATTGGTATTTACATGGTTTTAATGGGAACCATTGGGTTGTTTCTGGGCCGTTATGTCAAAAATATTAACGATTATTTTGTCGGCGATAATTCTATTCCGCCATTGGGCGGGGCCATCAGCAATTTTATGTCGCTGTTTAGTACGTTTGTGTTTGTGGCGTACGCCGGCATTGCTTACGAATACGGTGTAGTTGCCATTCTGGTATTGTGGAGTTCGGTGCCGCCAGCTTTAATAGCGGCTAAATATTTTGCCCATCGCTGGCGGCGAGCCGGTTTAATTACGCCGGTACAATTTCTGGAAGCCCGTTTTAATGCGCCCGTGCGGCAAATATTATCGTGGGGCGGTATTGGTTTTAAAATTCTGGATAGTTTAGTAAGGCTTTACTCGATTGGTCTTTTTATTGCGGCCGCTACCCCGCTTTCCTTAGAAACAGCTATTCTGGTATCGGGCCTGATTGTGGTGCTGTACACGGTGCTTGGTGGTATTTGGGCGGTAGTGGTAACGGATGCCGTGCAGTTTGTGATTCTGATATTTTCTACGCTGATACTATTGCCACTTTCCATTAAAGCAGTGGGCGGACTGGATAACCTGGCGCTCACCATTCCGGCGCACTTTAACCTTTTTAACGGACCCAAAGGAACGCCTTTGTTTTTACTGGGGTATTACGTTATGGTGCTGATTAAATACAACGGTAACTGGGCTTTTATTCAGCGTTTCTATAGCGTGCGCGACGAGGCAGCCGGCGTAAAAATGGGCTTAATTACGGCCGTTTTCTTTTTTGTTTTTCCGGTAGTTTTCCTGATTCCGGCGATAGCGGCCCGTAGCTATATTCCGGATTTAGCAGACAAAGAAATGGCCTATGTAAGCATGTGTTTGCGGTTGTTGCCCGAAGGAATTATGGGCGTTATGATTGCCGCCATGTTTGCCGCGACTATGTCGGCTTTGAGCGCTACGTATAATGTAGTGGCCGGCGTACTCACCGAAGATATTTATAAACGTTTAATTTCTCCGTATGCCTTAGGTCGAAATTTATTGCTGGTAGCCCGTGGCTCTACGCTCCTGATTGGTATTCTGGTAACTTTCGGGGCTTTGTACATTGGCAATTTTGGCGGAGCTTTCGAAGCGAACAAACTTTTTACCGGACTTTTTGCTATTCCCATGGCCATTCCGTTGCTCATGGGCATTTTATACCGCCAACCCAAACCCTGGGGCGCCCTGGTAACCATTGTGGCAGGTATTGCGATAGGCTTAATTTTAAACCAGGATAAAAGCATTTCCTGGGAAGCCGCTACGCTGCTGCAAATAGCTATCTGCATTCTCATCATGGTTATTTCGGGTCTGGTACCCAGTAAAGATCCGGCATACGAATTACGGGTAAATCACTTCTTTAAACGCCTGGCTACTCCTATTTCGGCTGCCGAAAAACCAATCGTAAATGAGGCTTTTATGCGGTCTTTGAAATATTTGTTTGCCATTGCCATGAGCACCACGGCCGTCTTATTTTTAACCATGAGTTTACCTTCTATTGCCCAGCTAAGCGGGCAACTAAGCTTTGGGGCCGGAATTATTTGCTTGCTCGGAGCCGCCATTTTATGGGTACAAGCCAAAACAACGGATAAAAACAAAATACCGGTATTACCTAAGCCGGAAACCATGACTTACCAGGAAAACTAA
- a CDS encoding AraC family transcriptional regulator has protein sequence MHPLYLKKNTKSFEQSFQMQHARVPHTYDTWHYHQELELNAIIRGTGTRFIGDHVGAFSDGDTVLVGSNLPHVWRNDKEYYLEREDLQAELMNFFFLEDFAGKDFFQLPELQPIQNLLRTATQGIRIFGRTGEIVQRKMKKVFRLTAGERVIALMQILNIIAHSDELELLASPGFIHSYQASNTARINKVYNFIMNNFLENISLEQAADVASMNPAAFCRYFKRVTQKSFVQFLNEIRVGYACKLLLDEKLTVSQICYESGFNNLSNFNKQFKATTNKTPQEYKFQHQNSFSSKN, from the coding sequence ATGCATCCGCTTTATTTAAAAAAGAACACCAAAAGCTTTGAACAGTCTTTTCAGATGCAACATGCGCGGGTGCCGCATACTTACGATACCTGGCATTATCACCAGGAATTGGAGTTGAACGCCATTATAAGAGGAACCGGCACCCGTTTTATCGGTGACCACGTAGGTGCTTTTTCGGATGGCGATACAGTACTGGTTGGTTCTAACTTGCCGCACGTTTGGCGCAACGATAAAGAATATTACCTGGAACGGGAAGATCTACAGGCGGAATTAATGAATTTTTTCTTTCTGGAAGATTTTGCGGGCAAGGATTTTTTTCAATTGCCGGAACTGCAACCCATTCAAAATTTACTGCGCACGGCTACCCAAGGTATTCGAATTTTCGGACGGACGGGAGAAATTGTTCAGCGCAAAATGAAGAAGGTATTCCGGCTTACGGCCGGAGAGCGGGTTATCGCTTTAATGCAAATTTTAAATATTATAGCTCATTCCGATGAACTGGAACTACTAGCTAGTCCGGGCTTTATTCATTCCTATCAGGCCAGCAATACGGCCCGTATTAATAAGGTATACAATTTTATTATGAATAATTTTTTGGAGAATATTTCTTTGGAGCAAGCTGCGGATGTGGCCAGCATGAACCCGGCGGCATTTTGCCGGTACTTTAAGCGGGTTACTCAAAAATCGTTTGTGCAGTTTTTAAACGAAATCCGGGTGGGGTATGCCTGTAAACTTTTGCTGGATGAGAAATTAACGGTTTCCCAGATTTGCTACGAGTCGGGTTTTAATAATTTGTCTAATTTTAATAAGCAATTCAAAGCCACAACCAACAAAACCCCGCAAGAGTATAAATTCCAGCATCAGAACAGCTTTAGCAGCAAGAATTAA
- a CDS encoding RagB/SusD family nutrient uptake outer membrane protein codes for MKTLLAKYTFFPKYSVFFCLLFWCSSCEDFLNEVPQTTRSAENFYKTAADFNNAVIGAYGNFKNPGLYGNGGTNASMLWLTEVTSDNSTHGATKAVSNLSQFELDEFNISLSNTVTTAAWTGHYIGIGQVNTILDQLPLATFEEPLKVRYEGEARFLRAFYYFNLVRLFGDVQLIQNSIDNPYGANGIPRTNAAAVYDLIISDLTIAENNLPTTIPAAQAGRASRWAAKALLGKVYLTRNQPELAATKLNEVIASGQFDLSTGYAATFSPATSFANNKDVILAVQYKTGLVGQGSALWSDLIPWGVPGVLFGTTGSGGGFMQPTADLENAYEPGDLRKDASLQATYLGANGTPVNVRHVVKYKQTGPQSGDADSDFPLLRYADVLLMYAEALNAQGQTAAAEPYLNQVRARAGLPEKTGLRQADFALALEQERRVELAFEGHRWFDLVRTDRYVEVMTAKGYPVKEFHRYFPVPQRETDLNSQLTQNPGY; via the coding sequence ATGAAAACCTTACTCGCCAAATATACCTTTTTCCCGAAATACAGCGTCTTTTTCTGCTTGTTGTTCTGGTGCAGCAGTTGCGAAGATTTCCTGAACGAAGTGCCCCAGACTACCCGCAGCGCCGAAAATTTTTACAAAACGGCAGCCGACTTTAACAATGCGGTAATCGGAGCTTACGGAAATTTTAAAAATCCGGGACTTTACGGTAATGGCGGTACCAACGCCAGTATGTTGTGGCTCACCGAAGTAACTTCCGATAATAGTACGCATGGCGCGACTAAAGCCGTTTCTAATTTATCGCAGTTTGAACTCGATGAATTTAATATTTCCCTTTCCAATACGGTAACTACTGCTGCCTGGACCGGGCATTACATCGGCATTGGTCAGGTAAATACCATTCTGGATCAATTGCCACTGGCTACTTTCGAAGAACCTTTAAAAGTTCGTTACGAAGGGGAAGCAAGATTTTTACGAGCTTTTTATTATTTCAATCTGGTTCGTTTGTTCGGCGATGTGCAATTAATTCAAAATAGCATCGATAATCCCTACGGAGCGAACGGAATACCCCGAACCAATGCGGCGGCGGTCTATGATTTAATCATTAGCGACCTGACCATAGCGGAAAACAACCTGCCTACTACCATTCCGGCGGCACAAGCAGGTCGTGCTTCCCGTTGGGCCGCTAAAGCTTTATTGGGTAAAGTATATCTTACCCGGAACCAACCCGAACTGGCCGCAACCAAACTGAACGAAGTGATTGCTTCGGGTCAGTTTGATTTATCTACCGGTTATGCGGCTACCTTTAGCCCGGCTACTTCTTTCGCCAACAATAAAGATGTGATATTGGCGGTGCAGTATAAAACCGGTTTAGTGGGGCAGGGCAGCGCCCTTTGGTCCGATCTGATTCCCTGGGGGGTACCGGGTGTTTTATTCGGTACCACTGGTTCGGGCGGCGGCTTTATGCAACCCACCGCTGACTTGGAAAATGCTTACGAGCCCGGCGATTTACGCAAAGATGCCTCCCTGCAAGCGACTTACCTGGGCGCCAATGGTACACCGGTAAATGTGCGCCACGTCGTGAAATACAAACAGACTGGTCCCCAATCCGGAGATGCCGACTCGGACTTTCCGCTCTTGCGCTACGCCGACGTGCTCTTAATGTACGCCGAAGCCCTGAATGCCCAAGGACAAACTGCGGCCGCCGAACCTTATCTGAATCAGGTGCGGGCTCGGGCCGGTCTGCCGGAAAAAACCGGGTTGCGCCAAGCGGATTTTGCCTTAGCCCTGGAACAGGAACGGCGGGTAGAACTAGCATTCGAAGGTCATCGTTGGTTTGATTTAGTCCGGACGGATCGCTACGTAGAAGTAATGACCGCTAAGGGTTATCCGGTAAAGGAGTTTCATCGCTATTTTCCGGTTCCGCAACGCGAAACCGATTTGAATAGTCAACTCACCCAAAATCCTGGTTATTAG